A genomic window from Haliaeetus albicilla chromosome 10, bHalAlb1.1, whole genome shotgun sequence includes:
- the NRN1L gene encoding neuritin-like protein has translation MPVAAERGAHGGGGGVRTMGCGCWRLLGVVCPLLLQLATSQEPVSMAGKCDTIYKGFAGCLLSLGDSMAQSVRQQREEGSEEAQELDTICKSWDDFHACATEVLSNCPEEAAAIWESLRQESRKIQFQGNLQELCSARGRLGSAHGSPAAETNQATLRGSATPPHPHLLALLALPLLMPRL, from the exons atGCCGGTGGCGGCGGAGCGCGGAGCAcacggcggcggcggtggggtCCGCACCATGGGCTGCGGCTGCTGGCGGCTGCTGGGGGTCGTGTGCCCGCTGCTCCTCCAGCTCG CCACGAGCCAGGAGCCCGTCAGCATGGCGGGGAAGTGTGACACCATCTACAAGGGCTTCGCTGGCTGCCTCCTCAGCCTGGGGGACAGCATGGCCCAGAGCGTCCGGCAgcagagggaggagggcagCGAGGAGGCGCAGGAGCTTGACACCATTTGCAA GTCCTGGGACGACTTCCACGCCTGTGCCACCGAGGTGCTGTCAAACTGCCCCGAGGAAGCAGCCGCCATCTGGGAATCGCTGCGCCAGGAGTCCCGCAAGATCCAGTtccaggggaacctgcaggAGCTGTGCAGTGCCCGGGGACGCCTGGGCAGTGCCCATGGCTCGCCGGCTGCCGAGACCAACCAGGCCACGCTGCGGGGCTCAGCCACCCCCCCGCATCCCCATCTCCTGGCCCTGCTGGCCCTGCCGCTGCTGATGCCCCGGCTCTAG